A portion of the Streptomyces coeruleoprunus genome contains these proteins:
- a CDS encoding Lrp/AsnC ligand binding domain-containing protein, with protein sequence MITAIVLIKTSVDRIPEIAEAIAALDSVSEVFSVTGTYDLIAMVRVARHEDLAEVIPGRISKIPGVEATDTHVAFRTYSQHDLEAAFAIGLDA encoded by the coding sequence GTGATCACCGCGATCGTGCTCATCAAGACCAGCGTGGACCGCATTCCGGAGATCGCGGAGGCGATCGCCGCGCTGGACAGCGTCAGCGAGGTCTTCTCCGTCACCGGTACCTACGACCTGATCGCCATGGTCCGGGTGGCGCGCCACGAGGACCTGGCCGAGGTCATCCCGGGCCGCATCAGCAAGATCCCCGGCGTCGAGGCCACGGACACGCACGTGGCGTTCCGTACGTACTCGCAGCACGACCTGGAGGCCGCGTTCGCGATCGGCCTC
- a CDS encoding rhomboid family intramembrane serine protease, with protein MIDWRRAARGVVTGPTVTYGVIGVCSLIFLLGPASGLNPSYGTGELLIAEQSAYFRRWGVIPAELLSGAPGALLTPFSALFVHGNWLHLLGNMLFLFVFGAMAEERMGHVRFALFYVGCGCLALFGYAVVHADSTQTLVGASGAISGVLGAFLYLFPRARVTSLFPFLFFLPLRFPAWIVLIFWFVLQWLAAREAGTGPGVAYLAHLIGFALGFLYAWARYRGIRVKAPAAATEGEGQP; from the coding sequence ATGATCGATTGGCGGCGAGCGGCCCGGGGCGTGGTCACCGGGCCCACGGTGACCTACGGGGTGATCGGTGTCTGCTCCCTCATCTTCCTCCTGGGGCCGGCGTCCGGACTGAACCCGTCGTACGGCACGGGCGAGCTGCTGATCGCGGAGCAGAGCGCGTACTTCCGGCGCTGGGGCGTGATCCCCGCGGAGCTGCTGTCGGGGGCGCCCGGGGCGCTGCTGACCCCGTTCAGCGCGCTCTTCGTGCACGGCAACTGGCTGCACCTGCTCGGGAACATGCTGTTCCTCTTCGTCTTCGGGGCGATGGCCGAGGAACGGATGGGGCACGTCAGGTTCGCGCTGTTCTACGTGGGGTGCGGCTGCCTGGCGCTGTTCGGGTACGCGGTCGTGCACGCGGACAGCACGCAGACGCTGGTGGGGGCGTCGGGGGCGATCTCGGGGGTGCTGGGCGCGTTCCTGTACCTCTTCCCGCGGGCGCGGGTGACCAGCCTGTTCCCGTTCCTGTTCTTCCTGCCGCTGCGCTTCCCCGCCTGGATCGTGCTGATCTTCTGGTTCGTCCTGCAGTGGCTGGCCGCCCGGGAGGCGGGCACGGGCCCGGGCGTCGCGTACCTGGCGCACCTGATCGGCTTCGCGCTGGGCTTCCTCTACGCGTGGGCCCGCTACCGGGGCATTAGAGTGAAGGCCCCAGCAGCGGCCACCGAGGGAGAGGGACAGCCGTGA
- a CDS encoding NYN domain-containing protein, with product MEQPESGAESAGAAGDAAEALDRPLPEAVRRRVVALVSDAFGGLTVAELPAQLRQYARFTPSRRARFAGNAMAAALESDPLFRQRIGERLKDTEPELAGAVESGAPPAAADPVDVAASAYVLRPAGWVKLVAAAGEEAQRADAERADEAGRRELERLREELAAARAHTRAETERLRTELDAARKEAESLQRKLRSAQSDVKRGEAALRHARADIDGVRAEAAAQVSAAESETRRLKARLAEAEAALEASRRAAREGRSVEDMRVRLLLDTVLESAQGLRRELALPPVSVRPADTVDAVEPGRISPKDIAARALSETDPALLDQLLALPQAHLVVDGYNVTKTGYPTMPLEKQRLRLLGGLSALAARSGAEVTCVFDGAELAAPVLLAPPRGVRVLFSKPGVTADELIRQLVRAEPPGRPVVVVSSDREVADGVAKSGARPVASVMLLKRLSRIS from the coding sequence GTGGAGCAGCCGGAGAGCGGCGCCGAGTCGGCCGGTGCGGCCGGTGACGCCGCCGAGGCGCTCGACCGCCCGCTGCCCGAGGCGGTGCGGCGGAGGGTCGTCGCGCTGGTGTCGGACGCGTTCGGCGGCCTGACGGTCGCCGAGCTGCCCGCGCAGCTCCGCCAGTACGCCCGGTTCACCCCCAGCAGGCGCGCCCGGTTCGCGGGCAACGCCATGGCCGCCGCCCTGGAGAGCGACCCGCTCTTCCGCCAGCGGATCGGCGAGCGGCTGAAGGACACCGAGCCGGAACTCGCCGGGGCGGTCGAGTCCGGGGCCCCGCCGGCGGCCGCCGACCCCGTGGACGTGGCCGCCTCCGCCTATGTGCTGCGCCCGGCCGGCTGGGTCAAGCTGGTCGCCGCCGCGGGCGAGGAGGCCCAGCGCGCGGACGCCGAGCGCGCCGACGAGGCGGGCCGGCGGGAACTGGAACGACTCCGTGAGGAGCTCGCCGCCGCGCGCGCCCACACCAGGGCCGAGACCGAGCGGCTGCGCACCGAACTGGACGCCGCCCGCAAGGAAGCCGAATCGCTTCAGCGTAAGCTGCGCAGCGCCCAGAGCGATGTGAAGCGCGGCGAGGCCGCCCTGCGCCACGCCCGTGCCGACATCGACGGCGTACGGGCGGAGGCCGCCGCCCAGGTGTCGGCCGCCGAGAGCGAGACGCGCCGCCTCAAGGCCCGCCTCGCGGAGGCGGAGGCGGCCCTGGAGGCCAGCCGCAGAGCCGCCCGCGAGGGCCGGTCGGTGGAGGACATGCGGGTGCGGCTGCTGCTCGACACCGTGCTGGAGTCCGCCCAGGGGCTGCGCCGGGAACTGGCGCTGCCGCCCGTCTCCGTACGCCCCGCCGACACCGTCGACGCGGTCGAGCCCGGCCGGATCTCGCCCAAGGACATCGCCGCCCGCGCCCTGTCGGAGACCGACCCGGCGCTGCTCGACCAGCTCCTCGCCCTGCCGCAGGCGCACCTGGTCGTCGACGGCTACAACGTCACCAAGACCGGCTATCCGACCATGCCGCTGGAGAAGCAGCGGCTCCGGCTGCTCGGCGGGCTCTCCGCGCTCGCCGCCCGGTCCGGCGCGGAGGTCACCTGTGTCTTCGACGGCGCCGAACTGGCGGCGCCGGTGCTGCTCGCTCCGCCGCGCGGGGTGCGCGTGCTGTTCTCCAAGCCCGGCGTGACCGCCGACGAGCTGATCCGCCAGCTGGTGCGGGCCGAGCCGCCGGGCCGGCCCGTGGTGGTCGTCTCCAGCGACCGCGAAGTCGCCGACGGCGTCGCGAAGTCGGGTGCCCGGCCCGTCGCGTCCGTCATGTTGCTGAAGCGGCTTTCGCGCATCTCGTAA
- a CDS encoding C40 family peptidase, whose translation MASHRRPKQPSRARVSVLTATAAAAVALTAQTASATPQPSKDQVKEKVDKLHHEAEAATEQYNLADERREKLQKEVSALQDQVARGQQELNTLRDSIGSVASAQYRNGGIDPALQLFLSSDPDTYLDKASAVDQLSAKQTETLRSIQAKQRTLAQQRAEATAKLADLEDVRKSLGEKKKKFQAKLAEAQKLLNTLTAEERRKMQEEEQRASREAGERVELGNEVPASQRGAAALNAAATQVGKPYVSGAEGPNAYDCSGLTQWAYRQAGVSISRTTYTQQNDGMKIGRSQLKPGDLVFFNNLAHVGLYAGNNTVLHAPKPGAYVRYESMNYLGDFQFGVRI comes from the coding sequence GTGGCGTCCCACCGTCGACCCAAGCAGCCGAGCCGCGCCCGTGTGTCCGTGCTCACCGCGACCGCCGCGGCCGCTGTCGCCCTGACCGCCCAGACCGCCTCGGCCACTCCGCAGCCGAGCAAGGACCAGGTCAAGGAGAAGGTCGACAAGCTCCATCACGAAGCCGAGGCGGCCACGGAGCAGTACAACCTGGCCGACGAGCGCAGGGAGAAGCTCCAGAAGGAGGTCAGCGCCCTCCAGGACCAGGTCGCCCGCGGCCAGCAGGAGCTCAACACCCTCCGCGACAGCATCGGTTCGGTCGCCAGCGCCCAGTACCGCAACGGCGGCATCGACCCGGCGCTCCAGCTCTTCCTCTCCTCCGACCCGGACACCTACCTCGACAAGGCGTCCGCCGTCGACCAGCTCAGCGCCAAGCAGACCGAGACCCTCCGGTCCATCCAGGCCAAGCAGCGCACCCTCGCCCAGCAGCGCGCCGAGGCCACGGCGAAGCTCGCCGACCTCGAGGACGTGCGCAAGTCGCTCGGCGAGAAGAAGAAGAAGTTCCAGGCCAAGCTGGCCGAGGCGCAGAAGCTCCTCAACACGCTCACCGCCGAGGAACGGCGGAAGATGCAGGAGGAGGAGCAGCGCGCCAGCCGCGAAGCCGGCGAGCGCGTCGAGCTCGGCAACGAGGTCCCCGCCTCCCAGCGCGGTGCCGCCGCCCTCAACGCCGCCGCCACGCAGGTCGGCAAGCCGTACGTCTCCGGCGCCGAGGGCCCCAACGCCTACGACTGCTCCGGCCTGACCCAGTGGGCCTACCGCCAGGCGGGCGTGAGCATCTCCCGCACCACGTACACCCAGCAGAACGACGGCATGAAGATCGGCCGCAGCCAGCTCAAGCCGGGCGACCTGGTCTTCTTCAACAACCTCGCCCACGTGGGCCTGTACGCGGGCAACAACACCGTCCTGCACGCCCCGAAGCCGGGCGCGTACGTCCGCTACGAGTCGATGAACTACCTCGGCGACTTCCAGTTCGGCGTCCGCATCTGA
- a CDS encoding NlpC/P60 family protein — protein sequence MASHRRPSHPGLTKSAKVTVLSAAAATAAALGATPVSADPVDTADATRARVDRLYAEAEQATESFNKADERADQLREQVARAQDRVARGQERINRMRGALGSVAGAQYRSGGIDPALALMLSEDPDTYLDKAAVLDRISERQAGALAELQRSQRDLAQERAEATRTLAELERSRAVVARHKRTVEKKLAEARALLNSLPEGERDAFDRASRSGRDDSLLPPVSGEAASGRAAIAAQAARSALGKPYVWGANGPNGFDCSGLMQWSYAQAGVALPRTSQAQRNAGRHVPLSEARPGDLVTYRSDASHVGMYMGNGQVIHAPYPGAPVRYDPVGMMPISAVTRV from the coding sequence GTGGCGTCCCATCGCCGGCCCTCACATCCGGGCCTCACCAAGAGCGCCAAGGTCACCGTCCTGTCCGCCGCGGCGGCCACGGCGGCGGCCCTCGGCGCCACGCCGGTGAGCGCCGATCCGGTCGACACCGCCGACGCCACCCGGGCGCGCGTCGACCGGCTCTACGCCGAGGCCGAACAGGCCACGGAGAGCTTCAACAAGGCCGACGAGCGCGCCGACCAGCTCCGCGAGCAGGTGGCCAGGGCGCAGGACCGGGTGGCCCGCGGGCAGGAGCGCATCAACCGGATGCGTGGCGCGCTCGGCTCCGTGGCGGGTGCGCAGTACCGCTCGGGCGGCATCGACCCGGCGCTCGCGCTGATGTTGTCCGAGGACCCCGACACGTACCTGGACAAGGCCGCCGTCCTGGACCGGATCAGCGAACGGCAGGCCGGCGCGCTCGCCGAACTCCAGCGCTCCCAGCGCGACCTGGCCCAGGAGCGCGCCGAAGCCACCCGCACCCTCGCCGAACTGGAGCGCAGCCGGGCGGTCGTGGCCCGCCACAAGCGCACCGTCGAGAAGAAGCTCGCCGAGGCCCGGGCCCTGCTGAACTCCCTGCCGGAGGGCGAGCGGGACGCCTTCGACCGCGCCTCCCGCTCCGGCCGCGACGACAGCCTGCTGCCGCCGGTGTCCGGCGAGGCCGCGTCGGGGCGGGCGGCCATCGCGGCGCAGGCGGCCCGTTCCGCGCTCGGCAAGCCGTACGTGTGGGGAGCCAACGGCCCCAACGGCTTCGACTGCTCGGGCCTCATGCAGTGGTCCTACGCCCAGGCGGGCGTCGCCCTGCCCCGCACCTCCCAGGCGCAGCGCAACGCCGGCCGGCACGTCCCGCTCTCCGAGGCCCGCCCCGGCGACCTGGTCACCTACCGGTCCGACGCCAGCCACGTAGGGATGTACATGGGCAACGGCCAGGTCATCCACGCCCCCTACCCGGGCGCCCCGGTCCGCTACGACCCGGTCGGCATGATGCCGATCTCGGCGGTGACCCGCGTCTGA
- a CDS encoding glycosyltransferase family 87 protein yields the protein MKYASGPRLPILLWLLSRAVLLLYTFKVVFVPGPDVTVDVSVIYQGWYDVLRGGTYPLDDVTWQYPPAAAFAILSPGLLPFLGYAHAFFVLAFLCDAVVFGLLMYAGRQPGKSHAGAWVWVIGLPLLGPTAYSRYDVMVTAVAVTALLAGVRNPRTMGVLTGVGALLKVWPVLLLLGMARGRAALRSWTAAAASGAAVLLACVLAAPGALAFLTFQRDRGTEVESLGSLVFHVARYVGAWEGEVRLNYGSVEFLGPYVPLVSKAALALSVLALGWLVLWRLKAREFGTTTLSDAAFAAVLLFTTTSRVISPQYMLWLVGLAAVCLVWRASRMRRPAVLVLVATGVTFLEFPLWFSHVVSSDTLGLALLFVRNGLLVAASLIACRRLWLQTVTEPRLRAAGARIPAQATHRDGALLNS from the coding sequence ATGAAGTACGCGAGCGGACCACGGCTGCCGATACTCCTCTGGCTCCTCAGCAGGGCCGTGCTGCTGCTCTACACCTTCAAGGTCGTCTTCGTCCCGGGCCCCGACGTCACCGTCGACGTCTCCGTGATCTACCAGGGCTGGTACGACGTCCTGCGCGGTGGAACGTATCCGCTGGACGACGTCACGTGGCAGTACCCGCCGGCCGCCGCGTTCGCGATCCTCTCCCCCGGCCTGCTGCCCTTCCTCGGCTACGCGCACGCCTTCTTCGTCCTGGCCTTCCTCTGCGACGCGGTCGTCTTCGGCCTGCTCATGTACGCGGGCAGGCAGCCCGGCAAGAGCCACGCGGGCGCGTGGGTGTGGGTGATCGGCCTGCCGCTGCTCGGCCCCACCGCCTACTCCCGCTACGACGTCATGGTCACGGCCGTCGCCGTCACCGCGCTGCTCGCCGGCGTCCGCAACCCCCGCACCATGGGCGTCCTGACCGGCGTCGGGGCGCTGCTGAAGGTGTGGCCGGTGCTGCTGCTCCTGGGCATGGCCCGGGGCCGGGCCGCCCTCCGCTCGTGGACCGCGGCGGCCGCCTCGGGCGCCGCGGTGCTGCTGGCGTGCGTCCTCGCGGCGCCCGGCGCGCTGGCGTTCCTCACGTTCCAGCGGGACCGGGGCACCGAGGTGGAGTCGCTGGGCTCCCTGGTCTTCCACGTGGCCCGTTACGTCGGTGCGTGGGAGGGCGAGGTCCGACTCAACTACGGGTCGGTGGAGTTCCTCGGCCCGTACGTGCCGCTGGTCAGCAAGGCGGCCCTGGCGCTGTCGGTGCTGGCGCTCGGCTGGCTGGTGCTGTGGCGGCTGAAGGCGCGCGAGTTCGGCACGACGACGCTCAGCGACGCGGCGTTCGCGGCGGTGCTGCTGTTCACCACGACGAGCCGGGTGATCAGCCCGCAGTACATGCTGTGGCTGGTGGGCCTGGCCGCGGTGTGCCTGGTGTGGCGGGCCAGCCGGATGCGCCGGCCGGCCGTCCTGGTGCTGGTGGCGACCGGGGTGACGTTCCTGGAGTTCCCGCTCTGGTTCTCGCACGTGGTGTCCAGCGACACCCTCGGGCTGGCGCTGCTGTTCGTCCGCAACGGCCTGCTGGTGGCCGCGTCGCTGATCGCCTGCCGCCGGCTGTGGCTCCAGACGGTGACCGAGCCGCGCCTGCGGGCCGCCGGGGCCCGTATCCCCGCCCAGGCCACTCACCGGGACGGCGCGCTGCTCAACTCCTGA
- a CDS encoding glycosyltransferase family 4 protein, whose amino-acid sequence MRKTLIVTNDFPPRPGGIQAFLHNMALRLDPERVVVYASTWKRGREGAEATALFDAEQPFRVVRDRTTMLLPTPRVTARAVGLLREHGCEAVWFGAAAPLGLMAPALRRAGARRIVATTHGHEAGWAQLPASRNLLRRIGEGTDTITYLGEYTRRRIAAALSPEAAARMVQLPPGVDEKTFHPGSGGDEVRERLGLANRPVVVCVSRLVPRKGQDTLIAAMPAVLAAVPDAVLLIVGGGPYEKDLHRLARETGVAESVRFTGAVPWGELPAHFGAGDVFAMPCRTRRGGLDVEGLGIVYLEASATGLPVVAGDSGGAPDAVLDGETGWVVRGGSPEDSAERIVALLQDAELRRRMGERGREWVEEKWRWDLLAQRLEELL is encoded by the coding sequence ATGCGCAAGACCTTGATCGTAACCAACGACTTTCCACCGCGGCCCGGCGGGATTCAGGCATTCCTGCACAACATGGCCCTGCGACTGGATCCCGAGCGGGTCGTCGTCTACGCGTCCACCTGGAAACGCGGGCGGGAAGGCGCCGAGGCGACCGCTCTGTTTGATGCGGAACAGCCCTTCCGGGTTGTCCGGGACCGTACGACGATGCTGCTCCCGACCCCGCGCGTCACCGCCCGGGCCGTCGGTCTGCTGCGCGAGCACGGCTGCGAGGCGGTCTGGTTCGGGGCCGCCGCGCCGCTCGGCCTGATGGCGCCCGCGCTGCGCAGGGCGGGCGCGCGGCGGATCGTCGCCACCACGCACGGCCACGAGGCCGGGTGGGCCCAGCTGCCGGCGTCCCGGAACCTGCTGCGGCGCATCGGCGAGGGGACGGACACGATCACGTACCTGGGCGAGTACACGCGCCGGCGCATCGCCGCCGCGCTCTCCCCGGAGGCCGCGGCGCGCATGGTCCAGCTGCCGCCGGGCGTGGACGAGAAGACCTTCCACCCCGGCTCCGGCGGCGACGAGGTGCGGGAGCGGCTGGGTTTGGCGAACCGGCCCGTGGTCGTCTGCGTCTCCCGGCTGGTGCCGCGCAAGGGGCAGGACACCCTGATCGCCGCCATGCCCGCGGTCCTCGCCGCGGTGCCGGACGCCGTCCTGCTGATCGTCGGGGGCGGGCCGTACGAGAAGGACCTGCACCGGCTCGCCCGGGAGACGGGCGTGGCCGAATCCGTACGGTTCACCGGGGCCGTGCCGTGGGGGGAGCTGCCGGCGCACTTCGGCGCGGGCGACGTCTTCGCCATGCCGTGCCGGACGCGCAGGGGCGGGCTGGACGTCGAAGGGCTCGGCATCGTCTACCTGGAGGCGTCCGCGACGGGCCTGCCGGTGGTCGCGGGCGACTCGGGCGGCGCCCCGGACGCGGTCCTGGACGGCGAGACCGGCTGGGTCGTGCGGGGCGGCTCCCCGGAGGACTCCGCCGAACGGATCGTGGCGCTGCTCCAGGACGCCGAACTGCGGCGCCGCATGGGCGAGCGGGGCCGCGAGTGGGTCGAGGAGAAGTGGCGCTGGGACCTGCTGGCGCAGCGGCTGGAGGAGCTGCTGTAG
- a CDS encoding GMC oxidoreductase, whose amino-acid sequence MTSYLTRRHFVGLGALQAAALLGLTRIGVGSASARDAAADHTPALVIGSGYGGAVAALRLGEAGIPTTVLEMGALWNRQGPDGRVFCPTTAPDHRSMWFRTRTEAPLATFLWLDVVNKDITPYPGVLDRVRFDAMSVYVGRGVGGGSLVNGGMAVTPDRDYFARVLPHADAAAMYDTYFPRARRTLGVNAIDPAWFESTEWYRFSRISRAHAARTGLATTFVPNVYDFDHMRREAEGTAPRSALAGEVIYGNNHGKRTLDRTYLAAALGTGNVTIETLHRARALRPLPGGGYVVTADRIDTTGRTVATREISCRRLFLAAGSLGTTELLLRARDTGTLPDLSEHIGSGWGPNGNVMTGRANHLWDTVGERQSTMPVLGIDDRANPDNPVFAEIAPLPTGLEHWISLYLAITRTPERGTLTYDAATDGVRLHWTPDQSRASTASAKRLFDRVNARNATVYRYDLFGGNRAFADDFTYHPLGGCVLGLATDAYGAVRGAPGVWVTDGALVPGSIGVNPFLTITALAERAMDRALAEQPS is encoded by the coding sequence ATGACCTCCTATCTGACGCGTCGTCACTTCGTAGGGCTCGGCGCCCTGCAAGCGGCCGCGCTGCTCGGCCTCACCCGTATCGGTGTCGGCTCCGCCTCCGCCAGGGACGCGGCAGCCGACCACACGCCCGCCCTCGTCATCGGCTCCGGCTACGGCGGCGCCGTCGCCGCCCTCCGGCTCGGCGAGGCCGGCATCCCCACCACCGTCCTGGAGATGGGCGCCCTGTGGAACCGCCAGGGACCCGACGGGCGCGTCTTCTGCCCGACGACCGCCCCCGACCACCGCTCCATGTGGTTCCGCACCCGCACCGAGGCCCCGCTCGCCACGTTCCTCTGGCTCGACGTCGTCAACAAGGACATCACCCCGTACCCCGGCGTCCTCGACCGCGTCCGCTTCGACGCCATGTCCGTGTACGTGGGCCGCGGCGTCGGCGGCGGCTCCCTCGTCAACGGCGGCATGGCCGTCACCCCCGACCGCGACTACTTCGCCCGGGTCCTGCCGCACGCCGACGCCGCCGCCATGTACGACACGTACTTCCCGCGCGCCCGCCGGACGCTGGGCGTCAACGCCATCGACCCGGCCTGGTTCGAGTCCACCGAGTGGTACCGCTTCTCCCGGATCTCCCGCGCCCACGCCGCCCGCACCGGCCTCGCCACGACGTTCGTGCCCAACGTGTACGACTTCGACCACATGCGCCGCGAGGCCGAGGGCACCGCGCCCCGATCCGCCCTCGCGGGCGAGGTCATCTACGGCAACAACCACGGCAAGCGCACCCTCGACCGTACGTACCTCGCCGCCGCGCTCGGCACCGGCAACGTCACCATCGAGACCCTCCACCGGGCCCGCGCCCTGCGCCCCCTGCCCGGAGGCGGCTACGTCGTCACCGCCGACCGCATCGACACGACCGGCCGGACCGTCGCCACCCGCGAGATCTCCTGCCGCCGCCTCTTCCTCGCCGCCGGCAGCCTCGGCACCACCGAACTCCTGCTGCGCGCCCGGGACACCGGCACCCTGCCGGACCTCAGCGAGCACATCGGGAGCGGCTGGGGCCCCAACGGCAACGTCATGACCGGCCGCGCCAACCACCTGTGGGACACCGTCGGCGAGCGCCAGTCCACCATGCCCGTCCTCGGCATCGACGACCGCGCCAACCCCGACAACCCGGTCTTCGCCGAGATCGCGCCCCTGCCCACCGGCCTGGAGCACTGGATCAGCCTCTACCTGGCCATCACCCGCACCCCGGAGCGCGGCACGCTCACCTACGACGCGGCCACCGACGGCGTACGGCTCCACTGGACCCCGGACCAGAGCCGGGCCTCCACCGCCTCCGCCAAGAGGCTCTTCGACCGCGTCAACGCCAGGAACGCCACCGTCTACCGCTACGACCTGTTCGGCGGCAACCGCGCCTTCGCCGACGACTTCACCTACCACCCGCTGGGCGGCTGCGTCCTGGGCCTCGCCACGGACGCGTACGGCGCGGTGCGCGGAGCCCCCGGCGTCTGGGTCACCGACGGAGCCCTCGTCCCGGGCTCCATCGGCGTCAACCCGTTCCTGACCATCACGGCCCTGGCGGAGCGCGCCATGGACCGTGCCCTCGCGGAACAGCCGTCCTAG
- a CDS encoding AMP-dependent synthetase/ligase, which translates to MREFSLPALYEVPTDGNLTDLISRNAAQHPDVAVMARKVAGSWEDVTATRFLAEVRAAAKGLIAQGVRPGDRVALISRTRYEWVQLDFAIWSAGAVTVPVYETSSPEQIQWILGDSGAVAVIVESAAHAASVAEVRDALPDLKHVWQIEDGAIDALTEAGKDVSDETVDERGATAKADDIATIVYTSGTTGRPKGCVLTHRNFFAECGNVVERLKPLFHTGRSSVLLFLPAAHVFGRMVEVASVLAPIRLGCVPDIKNLTDDLASFRPTLILGVPRVFEKVYNTARAKAQADGKGKIFDKAAQTAIAYSRAKATPRGPSLGLRLKHKLFDALVYGKLRAVLGGRCEFAISGGAPLGERLGHFYSGIGFTVLEGYGLTESCAATAFNPWDRQKIGTVGQPLPGSVVRIADDGEVLLHGEHVFTGYWKNEAATAEALADGWFHTGDIGTLDEDGYLSITGRKKEILVTAGGKNVAPAVIEDRIRGHALVAECMVVGDGRPFVGALVTLDEEFLARWAAEHGKPAGSTAASLRDDPDLLAEVQRAVDDGNAAVSKAESVRKFRILTSQFTEEAGHITPSLKLKRNVVAKDFADEIEAIYRG; encoded by the coding sequence TTGCGCGAGTTCAGCCTTCCGGCCCTGTACGAGGTCCCCACGGACGGCAACCTGACGGATCTGATCAGCCGCAACGCCGCTCAGCACCCGGACGTGGCCGTCATGGCCCGCAAGGTCGCGGGGTCGTGGGAGGACGTGACGGCGACGCGGTTCCTCGCCGAGGTGCGGGCGGCCGCGAAGGGGCTGATCGCGCAGGGCGTGCGGCCCGGCGACCGGGTGGCCCTGATCTCCCGTACCCGTTACGAGTGGGTGCAGCTGGACTTCGCGATCTGGAGCGCGGGCGCGGTGACCGTGCCGGTGTACGAGACCAGCTCGCCCGAGCAGATCCAGTGGATCCTCGGTGACTCGGGCGCGGTCGCGGTGATCGTGGAGAGCGCGGCGCACGCCGCCTCCGTCGCGGAGGTACGGGACGCGCTGCCCGACCTGAAGCACGTGTGGCAGATCGAGGACGGCGCGATCGACGCGCTCACGGAGGCCGGCAAGGACGTCTCCGACGAGACGGTCGACGAGCGCGGCGCGACCGCCAAGGCGGACGACATCGCGACGATCGTCTACACCTCGGGCACGACCGGCCGCCCCAAGGGCTGTGTGCTGACGCACCGCAACTTCTTCGCCGAGTGCGGCAATGTCGTGGAGCGGCTGAAGCCGCTGTTCCACACGGGCCGTTCGTCGGTGCTGCTGTTCCTGCCGGCCGCGCACGTCTTCGGGCGGATGGTGGAGGTCGCCTCGGTGCTGGCGCCGATCCGGCTCGGCTGCGTCCCGGACATCAAGAACCTGACGGACGACCTGGCGTCGTTCCGGCCGACGCTGATCCTGGGCGTGCCGCGGGTCTTCGAGAAGGTCTACAACACGGCGCGCGCGAAGGCGCAGGCGGACGGCAAGGGCAAGATCTTCGACAAGGCGGCGCAGACGGCCATCGCGTACAGCCGCGCCAAGGCGACGCCGCGCGGCCCCTCGCTGGGGCTGCGGCTGAAGCACAAGCTGTTCGACGCGCTGGTCTACGGCAAGCTGCGGGCGGTGCTGGGCGGCCGGTGCGAGTTCGCCATCTCGGGCGGCGCGCCGCTGGGTGAGCGCCTGGGCCACTTCTACAGCGGCATCGGCTTCACGGTGCTGGAGGGCTACGGCCTGACGGAGTCGTGCGCGGCGACGGCGTTCAACCCGTGGGACCGGCAGAAGATCGGTACGGTCGGGCAGCCGCTGCCGGGTTCGGTGGTGCGGATCGCCGACGACGGCGAGGTGCTGCTGCACGGCGAGCACGTCTTCACGGGCTACTGGAAGAACGAGGCGGCGACGGCCGAGGCGCTGGCGGACGGCTGGTTCCACACGGGCGACATCGGCACGCTGGACGAGGACGGCTACCTGTCCATCACGGGCCGCAAGAAGGAGATCCTGGTGACCGCGGGCGGCAAGAACGTCGCCCCGGCCGTGATCGAGGACCGCATCCGCGGGCACGCCCTGGTCGCCGAGTGCATGGTGGTGGGCGACGGCCGCCCGTTCGTGGGCGCGCTGGTCACCCTGGACGAGGAGTTCCTGGCCCGCTGGGCCGCCGAGCACGGCAAGCCGGCCGGCTCGACGGCGGCGTCGCTGCGGGACGACCCGGACCTGCTGGCCGAGGTGCAGCGGGCGGTGGACGACGGCAACGCCGCGGTGTCCAAGGCGGAATCGGTGCGGAAATTCCGCATCCTCACCTCCCAGTTCACGGAGGAGGCCGGTCACATCACGCCGTCGCTGAAGCTGAAGCGCAATGTGGTGGCGAAGGACTTCGCCGACGAGATCGAGGCGATCTACCGCGGCTAG